GTTCAGTTTATATACAGAATGCCTGCCGCAATGATCCTACACTTGCGCCCAAGGGAAAATCTGCGATATATATACTCGTTCCTGTTGCAAACCTAAATGGAGATATCGATTGGCACAAGGAAAGCCCTGTATTTAAAGAGAAGGTGCTTGATATCTGTGAGGGTAGAGGGGGGTTGCTCGGACTTCGAGATCATATAATCGAGGAACGCATGATCACCCCACCCCAATGGCGCGATAGTTACAATGTCTATCGAGGGGCGACCTTTAATCTTGCGCATAACATCGCTCAAATGCTAGTTTTTCGGCCCCATAACAAATTCGAGGATATTGGGAATTGCTATTTAGTGGGTGGTGGAACACATCCGGGAAGCGGGCTTCCGACAATTTATGAATCCGGGAGAATTTCGGCTGAATATATACTTAGAGAAAATTCAATAATTTAAATCCAATCGTTAGAACTAAAATGGAAAATAATAAATCT
This window of the bacterium genome carries:
- a CDS encoding phytoene desaturase; its protein translation is SVYIQNACRNDPTLAPKGKSAIYILVPVANLNGDIDWHKESPVFKEKVLDICEGRGGLLGLRDHIIEERMITPPQWRDSYNVYRGATFNLAHNIAQMLVFRPHNKFEDIGNCYLVGGGTHPGSGLPTIYESGRISAEYILRENSII